Part of the Streptomyces sp. NBC_01353 genome, CCTGGGCGTCGTCGATCGACTGGGCGCACGCACGGACCTTGAAGTTCCAGCTGCCGCGTTCGGGGTTGTTCCAGGTCACGACGCGGTTCTCTCCCATGCCCCTGCCAGGTGCTCCACTTGCGCCCTGTCGGATGGGTGTAGCTCACCTCGTAGTAGGCCCCGCGGGGGCCGGGACGGTAGTGGCAGTCCCCAACACTCGGAGGATCGGAGAGGGCTGGGCGTCACGACCCGTGGTCAGGAGCCTGTCCAGCCTGTGCCGGCAGACGTGAGCGCCCGGTCCGTGCGGCGGAAGGCGGCGCGGTAGGCGCTCGGGCGTTGGCCGGTGTGGCGGGCGAAGAGTGCGGCGAAGGTGCCGGGGTCCTGGTAGCCGACGGTCGAGGCGACGGCGGCGACGGTGCGGTCGGTGGTCTCCAGCAGGTGGCGGGCGCGGCGGACCCGGGAGGCCTGCAGATGGGCCAGCGGGCTGTGTCCGGTCTCCTCGGCGAAGCGGCGCAGCAGAGTGCGGGTGCTGACTCGGAAGGCGTCCGCGAGTGCGGCAAGGTCGTACCGCGCGGAGAGGTTCTGGTCGAGCCGCCGCATGACCCGCTGGGAGAACTCGCTGCCGGGCTGCGGCAGGAGTCGCGGGTCGACGTACGGGGTCTGGGCGGTCCGTGCGTCGTCGACGAGTGCCACCCGCGCGGTGGTCCGGGCCACCCGGGCGCCGCTGTGCCGGCGGATCAGGTCCAGCGCGAAGTCGTACATGGCGCTGAAGGCGGCGGTGGTCGTCACGCCCGTGTCGGTGACGACCAGTTGCTCGGGCCGAACGTCGGCCTCCGGGCAGCGCCTGGCCAGTTCGTCGGCGTGCAGCCAGGACGTGGTGGCCCGGCGCTCGTCGAGCAGGCCGGCCTCGGCGAGCAGGAACGCGCCGACGCAGAGAGAGACGACCGCGGTGCCGGCGGCGGCCTGCGCGCGGATCGCCGCGATCTCGGGGGCCAGCCCGGCGAGGCATGCGTCAAGGTCTGTTGCCGGACCCAGTTCGAAGCCGGGGACGACGAGGACGTCGACCTCACGCATCGGACGCACGTCCAGACTCGCGCCGCCGGAGGCGGTGACCCGGCGGCGGGGCGAGACGATCGACACCCGGTAGCCGGGCGCGTCCGGTCCGGCGACGTGTTCGGCCATCGTCAACAGGTCGGGGACCCCGAAGACTTCGGAGGCGAAGCAGCCCGGGTAGGCGAGGACGCCGACCCGCAGCGCACCCGGCCCGGCGCCCGGGCCTCCACGTTCGTCCGCCCGCCGCGTCTCCTCCGCCATCGTCCCCGTACCCCCGTCGCCGGCCCGTACCGCTTGTCGTCGCGTGGCGAGATTACCCCTGGGCTTGGCGATCCGGCCCCTCAACGGACGGCCGGGCGCCGGGCCACGCTGTCCCCATGACCGACGATCCGATCACCGACTTCACCCGCCGGAACGTGGCCGTGGAGGAGGTGGAGAAGACGGTGTACGTGGCCGGCGCCGGGCCCGCGGTCGTGGTGCTGCCCGAGATGCCGGGCATCAGCCCCGACGTCCTGCGGCTCGCCCGCTGGGTACGGGACGCGGGCTTCACCGTCCACGTGCCCTCCTTGTTCGGGACGGACGGCGCCTTCCCCACGGTCGAGGGCGGCCGGGAGGTCGTCCGCCGCGCGTGCGTCAGCGCGGAGTTCCGTGCCTTCGCGGGCGGCGGCACCAGCCCGGTGACGATGTGGCTGCGTGGCCTCGCGCGCCAGGCCCACGCCGCTTGCGGCGGGCCCGGGGTGGGCGCGATCGGCCTGTGCTTCACCGGCAACTTCGCCCTCACCATGGCCCTGGAGCCGGCGGTGATCGCCCCTGTGGTCAACCATCCGTCTCTACCACTCGACGACCCCGGCGGACTCGAGATCGACGCGGCGGACGGGCGCGCGGTGCGTGACCGGCTCACCCGCGACGGACTCACCGTCCTCGCCTACCGCTTCGAGGGCGACCGCTGGTGCACGGGGCAGCGCTTCGCCGCCTACCGCGCGCTCCTCGGCGACGCCTTCGACGGACGCGTCCTCCCCGACAGCGCCGCCAACCCGGCCCCGCCGCCCTTCTTCGCCGACCTGGTCGGCACCCCGCACAGCGTCGTCACCGCCCATCTCGTCGACGAGGCGGGCCACCCCACGGTCCGGGCCCGCGACGAGATCCTCGCCTTCCTCACCGACCGCCTCCGGTAGGACCGCCTGGGACCCCGACGCCTACCGCTTCCTCGCCGAGGCGGCGAGCGGTCATGACGATCATGAAGCCCCCGACACCGTCGACCCCAGCCTGTGGCGGCAGGCGCGGCTCCTGTCGCGCCAGGGCCTGTACCGGGTCACCGACCGGATCTACCAGGTCAGGGGCCTGGACCTGTCCAACATGACGATCGTCGAAGGCGACACCGGCATCATCGTCATCGACCCGCTCATCTCCGCCGAGACCGCCGCCGCGGCCCTGCGGCTCTACCGCGCCCACCGCGGCGACCGCGCGGTCCGGGCGATGATCTACACCCATCCCCATGTCGACCACTTCGGGGGTTGCCGGGGCGTGCTGCCGGACGGCGCCGGGGACGTGCCCGTCCTCGCTCCGAAGGGCTTCATGGAGCACGCGGTCAGCGAGAACGTGTACGTCGGCACCGCGATGGCCCGCCGAGCCGCCTACATGTACGGCTCCACGCTCCCCAAGAACGCGGGCGCACAGGTCGGCTGCGGGCTCGGGCTGATGGTCTCGCTCGGCACCGTCGGGCTCATCGCCCCCACCCAACTCATCGGCACCACAGGAGAGGAGGTCGTCCTCGACGGGGTGCGGATCCGGTTCCAGATGACCCCGGGCACAGAGTGCCAGGAGGAGATGAACTTCCTCTTCCCCGACCTGCGCGCGGTGTGCATGGCGGAGAACGCCACCCACGCCATGCACAACATCCTCACCCTGCGCGGCGCCCAGGTACGCGACGCCCACGCCTGGGCCGGCTACCTCACCGAATCGATCGGCCTCTACGACGGCACCGCCGACGTCGCCTTCGCCTCGCACCACTGGCCCACCTGGGGCAACGACGCGATCGTCGCCCTCCTCACGCACCAGCGGGACCTGTACGGCTACCTGCACGACCAGACCGTCCGGCTGATCAACCGGGGCCTGACCGGCACCGAGATCGCGGAGACGTTCCGGCTCCCGCCCCAGCTCGAGGGCGTCTGGGCGAATCGCGGTTACTACGGCTCGCTCAGTCACAACGTCAAGGCGGTCTACCAGCGGTACATGGGCTGGTTCGACGGCAACCCCGCCCATCTCTGGGAACACCCGCCCGTAGAGGAGGCCCGCCTCTGGGTGGAGTCCCTCGGCGGCCAGGCCGCGGTCCGGGCCCGCGCCCGGCACTACGCCGACCGCGGCGAGCTGCGCTTCGCCGTCACCCTGCTCAACCATGCCGTCTTCAACGACTCCCGGGACAGCCGGGCCCGGCG contains:
- a CDS encoding helix-turn-helix domain-containing protein, which produces MAEETRRADERGGPGAGPGALRVGVLAYPGCFASEVFGVPDLLTMAEHVAGPDAPGYRVSIVSPRRRVTASGGASLDVRPMREVDVLVVPGFELGPATDLDACLAGLAPEIAAIRAQAAAGTAVVSLCVGAFLLAEAGLLDERRATTSWLHADELARRCPEADVRPEQLVVTDTGVTTTAAFSAMYDFALDLIRRHSGARVARTTARVALVDDARTAQTPYVDPRLLPQPGSEFSQRVMRRLDQNLSARYDLAALADAFRVSTRTLLRRFAEETGHSPLAHLQASRVRRARHLLETTDRTVAAVASTVGYQDPGTFAALFARHTGQRPSAYRAAFRRTDRALTSAGTGWTGS
- a CDS encoding dienelactone hydrolase family protein, which produces MTDDPITDFTRRNVAVEEVEKTVYVAGAGPAVVVLPEMPGISPDVLRLARWVRDAGFTVHVPSLFGTDGAFPTVEGGREVVRRACVSAEFRAFAGGGTSPVTMWLRGLARQAHAACGGPGVGAIGLCFTGNFALTMALEPAVIAPVVNHPSLPLDDPGGLEIDAADGRAVRDRLTRDGLTVLAYRFEGDRWCTGQRFAAYRALLGDAFDGRVLPDSAANPAPPPFFADLVGTPHSVVTAHLVDEAGHPTVRARDEILAFLTDRLR
- a CDS encoding alkyl sulfatase dimerization domain-containing protein, encoding MSSTRRATPRSGPATRSSPSSPTASGRTAWDPDAYRFLAEAASGHDDHEAPDTVDPSLWRQARLLSRQGLYRVTDRIYQVRGLDLSNMTIVEGDTGIIVIDPLISAETAAAALRLYRAHRGDRAVRAMIYTHPHVDHFGGCRGVLPDGAGDVPVLAPKGFMEHAVSENVYVGTAMARRAAYMYGSTLPKNAGAQVGCGLGLMVSLGTVGLIAPTQLIGTTGEEVVLDGVRIRFQMTPGTECQEEMNFLFPDLRAVCMAENATHAMHNILTLRGAQVRDAHAWAGYLTESIGLYDGTADVAFASHHWPTWGNDAIVALLTHQRDLYGYLHDQTVRLINRGLTGTEIAETFRLPPQLEGVWANRGYYGSLSHNVKAVYQRYMGWFDGNPAHLWEHPPVEEARLWVESLGGQAAVRARARHYADRGELRFAVTLLNHAVFNDSRDSRARRQLAALYTRMGQAVENAVWRNFYLTGAQELLHGITSHATAALGPDMYLALTVGQIIDSLAVRVDGPKAWSLRIAVDWHIGADYLHLRLANGLLTWTTDTRPAADAGLTMTMTKPQLLSLLAGKGTDGITMSGDRTLMTRLLAILETPDPEFPIVTPRDR